The following nucleotide sequence is from Mangifera indica cultivar Alphonso chromosome 1, CATAS_Mindica_2.1, whole genome shotgun sequence.
TAATATTTACTAAAAAGTAGATGACAAATGAGAATCTAGCTTTTTGAAACTAAAGGGCGGGAGTTTGTTATTTTAGCACACCTTGCGTGTAGAGATGGTaatttggacccgattttaggggccccgaccctccccgaccctaacggggaggggattccccgataaaaacggggaaaggggcggggatggggatgaaaaaaatccccgtagtcggggacgggtcggggacggggataaatatttccccgccccgcccctcccctcccctccctgccccggcccggcccatcccctccccaccccaccccttcccaccccttaaatttaatatattaatataataacttctaaactattaagttctagaaatttttacattatgatttattaaaattataactttaattttactaatttttgaattatcaattatcaacttttactaatttctgaactattaatctaatatattaaaaagaccccagaatctcattatcataaaatgcaaatgcaccaaattaattttatttcaacttcaaaacttagttagtcaatccaccaggttttacacaaaaaaaaaaaaaaaacaaattataaacttgataaaatcaattgaagtgaatgaaaagtgttaaatttaatgttattataaaattaccctaaatcacatacatgaagagctactaatgaagagattgattattgcatattgttagattttatgaaaactttgtatttgaactaaaataataatgaatattttgtagctcttgtagcaagtgatattttgggagaatatgatttattttatttattgaaatacataaaagaattaaaatttatatttacgggtattgggaggggatttttcccctcggggacggggcggggatggggaggggatttttccccatgGGGACGGGGCGGAgatggagaggggatttttccccgcggggatggggaggggatggggcggggattttccttcgcggggaggggacggggattattttttatccccgtaacggggacggggcggggacggggattgatatcccctacggggacggggacggggattgatatcccctccccgcccctccccattgccatccctacttgCGTGGACGTTGTCGCGACTGGCCTTTCTAATATTTTCTACTTTTCGAAATTATTTACTGTACTCTCCCGTACACCATTAAGAATTTGGAATTTTTtctaaaagaatatatatatacgcGCGCACACACACCCCAAAATTCATTCTTTGACTTCAAGTTTACTAAACTAACATTGTAGTACTCTTCAATCGGAAACCATCAAGATTCCACCGAACTTAAATCTTACCGATCAATTTGAATTACCCTCTAAAACGATGCGTAATGGTCACAGCTGTTCTTCCTCTTCGTTTCAACCGACTTTTAAATCTTTCAACTATTGATAAATGGAACTCTCAAATAAGAGCAGCCGTGAGCAAACACCATGCCCACCAAGCCCTTCTTCTCTTTCGCCAAATGAAACAAAACGACGTTGTTCCAAACAACTTCACCTTCCCCTTCATAGTCAAAGCTTGTGCCCAGCTTTCCAATCTCAGGTACTCGCAAATGATCCATACCCACATCATAAAATCCCCCTTTTGGCCTGATATCTATGTGCAAACCACAATGGTCGATATGTACGTAAAATGTTCTAGATTGGATTATGCCTGTAATGTGTTTGATGAGATGCCTCAAAGAGATGTTGCGTCGTGGAACGCTTTGCTTCTGGGGTTCGCCCAAAAGGGTTTTGTTGGTAAAGTGTTGAGAATTTTTTATGAGATGAGATTTTTGGGGATTAAGGGTGATTCAGTCACGATTATTGGGATCTCACAGTCGGTTTTGGAGCCAAAGAATTTGAACCTGTTGAAGGCTGTTCATTCCATTGGGATTCAGATGGGGATGGATGCTGATATTTCAGTTGCTAATACATGGATTTCTGCGTATGCCAAATGCGGTGACTTAGACTTTGCGGAGTTGGTTTTTAATGGGATTGAAGAGGGTTTAAGGACTGTCATTTCCTGGAATTCTTTGATTTCAGGATATGCAAACAATGGTAAGGTTTCTGATGCAGTTAGGTTCTATAAATTGatgatgaatgatgaatttAGGCCTGATGTTAGTACCATTGTTAGCCTACTTTCATCTTGTGTGCAACCAGATGCACTATTACAGGGTATGTTGATTCATTCTCATGGAATAAAAATGGGCTGTGATCTAGATATATCTGTGATTAATACACTGATTTCAATGTATTCCAAGTGTGGCGATATTGTTTCAGCTAGGTTTTTATTTGACACTATGTATGATAGAACTTGTGTTTCTTGGACTGCTATCATTAGTGGGTATGCTGAGAAAGGGGACATGAATGTGGCATTTCAATTGTTTTATGCTATGGAAGCAGCTGGTGAAAAACCTGATTTGGTTACCATGCTTTCACTGATTTCGGGATGTGGCCAAGGGGGTACACTTGAGCTTGGAAAATGGATTGACAGTTATGCCAGTTCTGAAGGGTTAAGAGATAATGTAATGGTCTGCAATTCATTGATAGACATGTATGGAAAATGTGGAAGTATTGGTGATGCTCGAGAGCTCTTCCTTTCTATGCATGAGAGGACTGTTGTCTCATGGACAACTATGATTGCAGGCTGTGCTTTGAATGGAGAGTTCTTTGAAGCTTTGAACCTTTTCCACCAGATGGTGGAATTGGGTTTCCAACCAAATCATGTAACATTTCTTGCAGTTCTTCAAGCTTGCACTCATGGAGGTTTCCTTGAAAGTGGATGGGAGTGCTTCAATATGATGACTGaggtatataatataaatccTGGATTAGACCATTATTCTTGTATGGCAGACCTTCTTGGACGTAGAGGAAAGCTAAAGGAAGCACTGGATTTTGTTAAAAGCATGCCTATCAAACCCGATGCTGGCATATGGGGGGCATTGCTCAGTGCTTGCAAGATTCACCGAGACATAGAGACGGGTGAATATGTGGCTACTCATCTATTCGAATTGGAGCCTCAAGTGGCAGCATCATATGTGGAGATGGCTAATATATATGCTGTCTTGGGAAGGTGGGATGGAGTCGCGAAAATAAGATCAATGATGAAATGTAACAATGTGAGGAAGCTTCCAGGACAAAGCGCTGTTCACATTAATGGTAAGACTAGTACTTTTACAGTTGAAGATAGAGATCATCCTGAAGGCAGAATAATCTATGCACTGTTGGATTGTTTGACTTTTCaatcaaaggaaaaagaatacTTACCACATTTAGGAGAGATTTTACAGCATGAATAGGAAGAAAATCTTTATTGCTTTAACATTTATATGTTAGATTTGAACGAAACATTCTTTGAGATGGCAATCGAGTTTCCATTTTGTGGGCAATTTGACAAATAGCGGCATCATGTAAATTGAGATTTCAAGAGGTTTACTGAATCCCTCTGTTGTATATATTCTTAACATTGATTCATAATATTAtgacttaatttttttcttaattttgaggCAAGAATTTCTAATGGTTCATTTGTGGTTCGACAATTTTGAGGAACATAGAGAATATTCAATCTTCCTCTCCCACATAGCTCTCATACTTTGGTGTTGCTATTTGACTCAAAAGCTTTCACCTTAGTGTGTAAGCCGTCAacagtaatattatttaattcttgAGGTTATTACACTCAGAAATcgcaattttttgttttccggGATTTACCATTTGATTGAGTTTGTGGTGAGATTATTGTGCTTGAATTTAGGAGCTTGTTAGTTGTTTATTTAAGTTGTGACCAAATCAGATAATGCTAATCTTCTCGTTTTCTTACTCATCAATAAATGGTGATGGGTTTTTTCCATGTTCacattcttttcattttagcAAATTTTGCACCTTTGATTTGTTCAATTTAAGTCAGTTCTGTTGTTAACTTAATTAGAATGATTTTCTACTGCTGTTGCCATGATGTAATAGGACTATTTCAATATAATTCAACAATTATGACAGTTAAATTGATTAAgtattatgtacataaataatatgcataactttgtatacaaataatgacatgtcattatacgATTGGATAgtattaaattagaaataaaataacacttaatcacattgTGACATGTTATTATTCGTGTACAAAGATGTGCACATAGTTTTTTTTGGCCCGagggactatttcccacccaaattttaatgcaaagacaaaTACACACTCAAAGGGTTTCAAACACTAACCCATAGACTAActtatattagaattttatgttagaaacaagggtaaaatcgtcattttattgttaaaccctaaaaatttatataatttttccctATTAGTTTAAAagactaacaattttccttcttaattaaactttaaaaagttacatttcctTCCTaggttttttcttccttctccgACAACCGGATGTGGTTCCCACTGTCAAGTCGACCTTCTTACCTTCTTCTCCCATTGTCAACCTTTCAATCGGATCAATTTCGTCAAACAAAGACGAACCATCTTCGtccaacaaaaagataaagtcGATTCGTTGTCTTCGTCTTGGTTGGACAAAGACAAACAATCTTCATCTCTCCAACGAATTAACATCAAACAAATCTTCTTATGTCAATCAATCCAAATTCGGATTGTTCTCTGACCGTGAATGCTACAAAAATGGTGGGAAGAAACGCATTCGTTAAGCGATGGATCTAGATGATTTGTCGCATTTGTGGGCCAGAGAACGGTGGTCGCATCTTTGTTCGAGATTTGGGAGGGAGCGCCAGTAAATGAAAAGTTGGTCGGAGAACATTGCTagagaaagaaggaaaagaatgaaaccctaggggtgaaaaggtaactttttaaacttctaagtgagaaaaaattattaattttttaaactatagaggaagaatgagataaaatttatttttttaatattattaattaaatggtggttttacccttataattaatagcaaattttaatggaaataaTATGACGGATAAGTGTTTAGATTCTTGAAATCTCATATATATGTCTCcgtctttatattaaaacttgaataaaaaataatattttggccTTTCTTTCAAAAATGCAGTCACATCTCCAAGCCATTGTATAAAAGGCCAATATTTCACCTTCTCTCAGTctctttttcttataatttggAATTCGATTTTGAGTTGAGAATAATGTTTCCCACCAAAGTTTGTCTTCAGTTTCAACCCTTCGAGTTTAAAAAGTCAAATCTCCGGCCATcattaaaatttgattgtttgttttaattgtCATTTGTTTGCAAAAGTATAAATTagtgttaatattatttacactcCTGAGATATGACTGAATTATTTGTCTTCGCTCaatattcaattgaaaaaataaaaactctaactaaaaatatttcaaatggtTGAAATAGTGTTAACAAATGTAATTTCTATCAAATCACACCCAAAATAGTGAAATCTAGCTAGATACACACTTCAGATTGTCAATGAAACTAAATTTAGCTTGAATCTAGTTTGAAATGCATCATTCTAGTgtgattcaaaataaattacagCATACGATTCTAACTATAATTGCATCGTCAAAATACAATTCGATTATATTGCATTAGGATTGGTGTATCTCACAATGCTAAGtgtaatttcaatcaaatcacATCATCTAGGGTATGATATGCACGATATTAGTTGATCAAGGATGCCTTGGTACATAGTGAAGACAATTACTAATGCGTTCAGTGCAAAGTGCCTTGAAGTTGTAAACAAAAGCATCGAGTTTGCATGTTTCTTGCAATGCAACACCATGCCAACAATTACTCGAGAGGATTTCCACTTTGAATAATTCGATATGGCTAAACCCAAATCTAAGCTACAAAAATCATTCTTCTTAGTCCAGAAGTTGTAATCACAGTCACCCATAGGCAAAGTATAACGGCATGTAAGATTTTTGcatctaagtttgaaaaacatttCAGCCATATCAGTTGAACAAATACCATTATCGCATAGAATATATTCTGGTAGTCCAATTTTCAAAGCAACCAAAATTTCTAGTTGAGCCTGATGAGATTTTATCACTTCAATGTTTATGTCAAATCTGAAGCATAAAGAAATCTAAGAAGCACACAAGTGAACCTTCTTATCTATATTCAACATGATCATGAATTTTCCTAGCCGTTACAAAATCAACTCTACCTATCaaatgtttcttttctttttggctACTACTCTAATATAAACCACCACCACTATGTTTCTCTCTCAAAATTTGCTTTTCAAAACTATAACTTGAACCAGTTTCATGTTATCCAACAACGCAACCTTATTTGCATTTAACAATCCACAACTAAGCTTCCTTGAGTTTTGCCTCTCCCGTTCTCTATCATTCACCAGCTTccaatttcatataaaattttcttttttctgttacCAGTAGCTTATGTAGTTTAGGTTTCTTTTGGCCTATTTCACAAATGTTAGCATCATCAACATTAAGAACTTCTTGAAAACTGGAATGTGAATCACTTCTTTAATGGCATAGTCGGTGGAAACTCTccaaaacaaaagcatttacttaaaattcattttcaatgtTCAGCTATTAATTAATGcaattattgatatttgtctTTTGCTACGTTTCACaacatttatttaatgaatattattgtgtatatatttttgatacataatttaagtatacagataatatattatcatataatttgatattattttatcattcatttaaaattatctaatcatataataacacattatctatatactaaaattttatattaaaaatatgtacgcataattttgttgttatttataaatactatatatacccaAACTAGGTATATAGTTTACCCACTGATATAGAATTTGACATGATGCTGTCACATCATCTGTCATGTTTATGTACTTAAACTAGATGCAGAGTCTGATACCCATTGAAATGGCATCTGACATTACAGATACAACATCATCTACCACATCGGCATATTGCCAACCCAGacataaattaattgtttttttttttttttctttttacattttaCATCCAACACACTCTAGCATCTATCCCCCCTCTACCTCCACCAACATTGGTTGTTGCTTTCTAAAACCAGCAACAACCATCGTTTCATGAAACTACTATTGCTCCGATTACAACTCTAACAAATGAGAAAACTGTTACTCAAGCACATGATGATTTCAAGGCTCCTGTTGTAGTTGATAGTAAGCCCTCTTTTTGACTCACAAATAGCAAACAATTTGTGATTATACGTACCCAATCTGATTAGtcttttgttgattatttttaattttcattgattcTTCCGTGAGTAAATGTTTTTGAGCACTAAAACAAAGATATTTTATCGAATAACTTGTGAGTTTAATTTCACCCTAGGTCAACTATTTTGACTTTGATTTCATCATCATTTGATATTGTCTaagaataattgaaattttgagtaATCTTATTTGTTAGcttgaattttgtttgttgaTAGTTCAATAATTTTTGAGTTAATGTCATAATTTATTGTGCTTGGATATCATATTGacatattatgataatttaggTATTTTAGTACAGATTTTTGGCTAATAAAGAGAGAATAATTAGTTAAATATCCATAGGTCCAAaaagtatgaaaattttagggtGGTTACGATATGTTgcttcatttataaattttttgcaattatttaaaattgttattttagttgtttaGTTTAAAGCTGAGGATGTGATTAATTACTTAATTCATATCATTTGCggtattcttaattcaaaaatGCATGTAGTTATATAGcttatgaaatgataaaaattcaaatttataactagCTTACTGCTTGTTGAAAATAGgcaaatcatcaaatcacaacGAGAATGCAAAGACGCATTCTTTGTCAAGCAACTAGTGTTGAGATATGTCCATTAAATGGGGAGAAAGTTGTTCAGACTATAGTAGACCTTACCGGGgaacttttcatctttttagcaagtttttttttccttttacttttcTTTGGTGTTTCTGGGCTTGACTTGATTATTTGTGAATCATGAGACACCTCATTTTCTGTGAATGTAGGTTGTCGGCACTGCTGTGATCTTTGAGATGCAAATAAGTTCTAGATCATAAGCGAAAAAGGAAGAAATGCATAAACAAGAGGTAGAGGTaacatatgtttttttttccctatatatTATGATGTTCTTTCGTCTCTTGTGGAAATCTTGACTTGTTATACGTTTCCTTTAGTGTGAGGCTACTAACAAAATTCTTTGCCAATTTTCTTGAATGTTGTGTCACCAAATTCTTTGACAAAAATTCTACCACATAATCTAACAAACTTTGAATGGGGAAAAAGAATTCAATTATTAGTTAGGCACACaagaatttatgaaaatattcaGTTAGTGCTTCttatttgtaatttgtttttcaagttttatagCTAGATAAAAACTTTATGCAAAAATTCAATGTGTTTCCTCAAAATACATGATGAAGATTAAGATGAAAGTAACATGCATGCACCATTTAGGCAAGGATCAATCGAATACAAGCTAAACATGAAGAAGGTTAGATTGTATACCTACTCTTAGCTTGCTTATTTGATGAAGATAAGTTTCTCACTTGCTAAgcatccaaaaaataaaaccgAACCAAGCAATATAAGTCTTGGCCGAAAGTTAGAGAGAATGAGGAGAAAGTAGTTTTAGTGAGAGTTAGACCAAATGAACATTTCATCTATAAAATGAACTAGACTCCATATTTATATAATGGTGGTTTAGTTAGCAATTCAATAATTGTTGCATGACCTTtgcaaattcttaatttaaacaataGTCATACATGTATATTacacacatatatgtgtgtgtgtatatatatatatatacacacatatgcCGTCtgaattttatctcataaacattttaactcttttaaaGTGTTACTTTTATAActatataacactttatatgatgtTACAATTATTATTCTTCGGAAGGTGTTAGCTAACCGTAAATAATCATTCTTCACTCTCTAAAATGTTTAGTTTATTGATATGACCGTTAAATTCATTATGACATAGTCGTGAGCCTTTTTTGgataattcaaaaactatattcGAAAACTtaatgactatggtaaacatctagtaaTGTGTCATACACCCTTAAACCACGATGAAGAAATACTTCATTGAACCTATTCTTTCAATTGTACATTTGTATAGGTAAGATCCTTTCGTTGTCTAATCTTAATCGAGTTCAAACTCATAGTttatcaaaaccctaatcttgATATTCTACAAATCATCGATTAATATATTTAGAATGTAtcctcatgaacatcttcaCATTTTACTATACCCTAGACgaagattttattttcaatatttattaacatttgTTCAAGAACTTACAATTAGATTATTTCAAGTCAATGGATATTTTGAATCTAATAACTTCAAGTCAACGGATCCTCTTTTAATCATCATTCATCTCcgtatacaaataacatataaccaACTTGGTTTTATCGTACGAAACATAACTAGTCtcatatttatacaccatatgaactaCACGCATTCATATCAGATCTGACTATGATATCTcaggttaaaaaattattttatataccagtacaatcatatgataagtcatGACTACGTTgcaatgaccatgtgacttattgttattggttatctttgaaaaatgattCACTAACAGTTAATTCATACTAACACCATAGTGGCATGACCATCATCATCACCCACACAAACATCATCTCACGATACTCAATTGAAAGCATTGAATATGTCTACTACGTGAAATTATTACCCAATTAATATTATGTCCATAGGGAATAATTCAATAATCCAATTTTACTTATTAGGTAAATTTATTTGAACAGTTCATATACATACTTTCTATTAaagcaaataaaagaaacagtttacatatatgaacaaaataacactttcttttattaataaatcattattatatatatagaagatgAAAAGCCTTGAAACCAACAACACGAATGATTCCTAAGGCATACATTAACATTTTcttatgatatttttgaaaagaCATTGTCTGATGTTACACCATTGAGAAgtaatgaaacaaaagaaaaatagaaggcTATCCAATTTTAAGGGTGAGACAGTTCAATTAGCAGTTGTTTTCAATAGGGATCACTACTTAAGCAAATTCCCCAATGAGATAGGTAAGAAGATGATAGTAAATAAAGCTCATGAGTATGTTAAGGGAGTTATTTTGCAGTTTATATAAGCAAGCAAAAAGACCATCAAATTGGGAGAAGAGAAAATGTCATAATAGATGTTATCTTCAAAAggaatttttttgttcatcaCAAAAAGTATAATGGCgttctatttatatttgtaatgtGAAATGCAATAGTATTTAGGGAATCAATATTGATGGAGTTACATTGTTGCTTTTGATGTTGCTATTTTAAATGGCTATATATGCAACCAAATTTGTTGTGTCAAATTCATGTCCTCTGCAAGAGTTTCAATGACAATGCCTatgtagaaaataataaattggttCAGTTAAATAAACCTATTATCCTTAAGCATgcaattttaatacaaatctTTCAACTTCAAATGTTGAAACTATTGTTATATCTTGTATAATAACTTGTGTAGTTGGTTTTAAATCTTGTTTTATGTGACAAACATGGAGagtattttcatatgttttatatgGTTAGTGGCATTCAAGAATCGACTGTTagattaacaaaacaaaactaaaaacttataaaaactaaaaataaattttcaaatcaaagtcATACAATATGACTTCAAATATCAatcatatgttaaaatttattacatcatcaACTAGAAAATCAACAAGCTTCCATTGATAATATCAAAAGAaccaaaatatacaaaaattctttaaattctatatatattttttcttgcaACATGATCCATATACTATCCCCACTTCccttattaaatttgtaaaagtttCTCCATCGATGTTACACCTATTGTAAAGTTATCTTCCatcatttacatatttatatgaaacaaaagaattCACACTGATATAGACATACACTTGGCAAATGACACTTCAGAAAAGCTCTCCTACAACATTAATGTGATACaagtaatttgttatttatcatgaaatgaataaaaaaataacaacataCTAAGTTAAGTTAAAACACTGAATTTTCACCTTGccctttttaatctttttttgttttgtttgcatacacaatttcttttctttcactttacAAACAATTTGATCaacttttgattattttcttttgaatagaGGA
It contains:
- the LOC123216513 gene encoding pentatricopeptide repeat-containing protein At4g19191, mitochondrial-like gives rise to the protein MVTAVLPLRFNRLLNLSTIDKWNSQIRAAVSKHHAHQALLLFRQMKQNDVVPNNFTFPFIVKACAQLSNLRYSQMIHTHIIKSPFWPDIYVQTTMVDMYVKCSRLDYACNVFDEMPQRDVASWNALLLGFAQKGFVGKVLRIFYEMRFLGIKGDSVTIIGISQSVLEPKNLNLLKAVHSIGIQMGMDADISVANTWISAYAKCGDLDFAELVFNGIEEGLRTVISWNSLISGYANNGKVSDAVRFYKLMMNDEFRPDVSTIVSLLSSCVQPDALLQGMLIHSHGIKMGCDLDISVINTLISMYSKCGDIVSARFLFDTMYDRTCVSWTAIISGYAEKGDMNVAFQLFYAMEAAGEKPDLVTMLSLISGCGQGGTLELGKWIDSYASSEGLRDNVMVCNSLIDMYGKCGSIGDARELFLSMHERTVVSWTTMIAGCALNGEFFEALNLFHQMVELGFQPNHVTFLAVLQACTHGGFLESGWECFNMMTEVYNINPGLDHYSCMADLLGRRGKLKEALDFVKSMPIKPDAGIWGALLSACKIHRDIETGEYVATHLFELEPQVAASYVEMANIYAVLGRWDGVAKIRSMMKCNNVRKLPGQSAVHINGKTSTFTVEDRDHPEGRIIYALLDCLTFQSKEKEYLPHLGEILQHE